TCTGCGCTGAGATCGCGCTCGCGGCTCGGATCAATTGTTCGTTGGCAACCCGCCAGCGTTCGATGATTGCCTCCCATTCCATCTCCTTGATACCGATGCAACTCGACCCAACGGTCACCATCGTATCCGGGGAGGGCTGGCTTGTCATCCAGTTGCGCGCGGACGATCCGCTGGTTTGGGGACCGAATAGTGCCCGCCAGAAAAACCGCACCATTACTGCACGTCGAGTTCATCCCGCATGAGCACATCTCACCAGCCTCGGCCCAGCGACCAGCGCCACGCCAGCGCGTGCAGCGCCCGTTAGATCAACGGACCGCCAACAGACCTCGGCCGCTAAGCTGATGATTCCATTCAAAAGGACGGGGGGAGGGGTATATGTCGAGCCCCCGTGCAGTCCCCGTCGCACAACGTGATCACCAGGATTTCCTGTGCCATCAGTGGGGAGACGGTGGGGGCAAACACACCTCCGCCCCGGTTTTGGCGAAGGTGCAGGAGAACAGCACGAAAGAGGCGAGAACTGGCTGGCCGATGTCACCGCATTTGCCGGCCGTCCCGTCGGGTTGGTGGGCCCGACCGGCTGCTGCGCCGCCGAAGCAGGAGCGGCGTAACGCCGAGCGCGCGTTCAACCCAAACGCGATAGATGGGCGCGCGCTGCATCGGGCCCGATTGAGCGCACTCTATGACGGAGGCGGCCGGCGGCCTAGATGGCATCCGTAACCAGGGGCGGTAACTCGGGTAACGCAGCGCTCAGCGCTCGGCAGTCAGCATTCCGCCCCTGAACCACTGCCGAACTGCCGGATTGCCGAACTGCGGAATTGAAAGTCGCGCCGTCCGTCCCGGTTTCGGCAGCTGGGCCATCCGCCACTTCGGCGGTCAGTCGCAGGGGCGGCCAGGTGCTGAGTGCTCTTTTTCGTCCCAATCATCTATAACTCTCCCCGCATGCCCATCACTCCCTTTCGCCCCCAGGTCACCGACGCGCAGATCGCCGACTTGCGCCAGCGCCTCGCGCGCACCCGCTTCCCTGACGCCGTCGGCGGCTGGACCTACGGCTTCGACATCGCCTATTTGCGCGAACTCCGCGACTACTGGCTGAACAAATTCGACTGGCGCGCGCAGGAAGCCGCGTGGTCGCGTTTTCCGCAGTTCCGCGCCGAGATTGACGGCATGGGCGTCCATTTCATCCACGCGCGCAGCGCCAATCCCAGCGCGCTGCCTATTCTGATCTCGCACGGCTGGCCGGGCTCGTTCCTCGAGATGCTCAAGCTCATCCCGCTGCTCTCCGATCCCGCCGCTCACGGCGCGGACGCGCGCGACAGCTTTCACGTGATCGTGCCGTCGCTTCCCGGCTTCGGCTTCTCCGACCGGCCGCGCGTCACCGGATTCAACACGTTCAGCATGGCGCATCTTTTTTCCGAATTGATGCGACAGCTCGGGTACGAGCGCTTCATCGCCCAGGGTGGCGACTTCGGCGCCGGCATTTCCACCATTCTGGCGTGGAAGTATCCGCAGCGCGTTACTGCGATCCACCTGAACTACATTCCCGGTTCCTATCGTCCGCATGTTGATCCTGCACGCCCCATCACCCCCGAAGAACAAGCGGCGCTCGACGCCGACGACCGCTGGATGGAGGAAAAAGGCGCGTACTCGCACCTGCAGCGCACGCAGGCCGACGTTGCCGCCGCCGCGCTCAACGATTCGCCCATGGGCCTCGCCGCCTGGCTGATCGACAAGTTCCGCGACTGGGCCGATTGCGAGAACCCCGATGGCACGCGCGACCTCGATCGCCGCTTCACCAAAGACGAACTGCTCGCCAACGTTTCGCTGTACTGGTTCACCGAGACGATTGCTTCATCCATGCGCCTCTATCGCGAGAGCCGCCTGGCGCCGCTTGAGTTCGGCCCCGGCGAGCGCATCGCCGCGCCTTGCGGCGTGGCTCGTTTCGCCAAGGAAGAGCCGTTCATGCCGGAGTCGTGGGTGCGCCGCGTCTACAACGTGCAGCGCTGGAAGGAAATCCCCACCGGCGGCCACTTCGCCGCATGGGAAGAGCCGGAACAACTGGCGCAGGAGCTGCGCGAATTCTGCCGCGCATACCGCTAGCGCGGTTGGCGGCTAGTTGCAGAGCGCGTCCTGGAGAAACTTCGCAACTTCGCTGGTCAGGGCCCGCGGTTGCGCGGTGATCGGCAGGGCCAATGCCTGGTGCCGCACCAGCCTGCGGCCCGCAATGCGCAAGGTCTGAAAATAGCGGCCCGTCTCTTTGAGCGCGTACTCGGGCAGCATCGAATACCCGAAACCGGCCTCCACCAGCCGCTTGATCGCCTCGGTATCGGTGGCTTCCACGATTACGCGCGCGTGCACCGGCAGCGCCTCCAGAAAGCGATCAATCAGGATCCGCATGTTGCTGTCGCGAGGATAAAGAAGAAAAGGCGCGCCATCGAGCTGGTGAGGCGCGATGGAACCGACGCGCAGAGAGCGCACGGGTGACGCGGACGGCCTCAGCAGCAACAGCTCCTCGTCGAACAGGTGAATCGTGCGCAGCTTGTCGGTCCGAATCGGCAACGACACCAGCCCGAGGTCGAAGCGCCGGTCCAGCAGCCCGGCCACGATCTCCTCGGTCGCGAGCACCGTCAGTTGGAGGTCCATGTGCGGATACCGCTTGCGCAGATCGGCCAGCGGCTTCGCCAGCCGGTAGATGAGCGTGGTGGCGCCGGTCGCGAGGTGGAAGGGCTGGGTGTCGCTGACTGGCTCGCGCGAAAAATCCAGCTCCAGCAACCGCAACTGGTCCATCACGTTCCGCGCGTGGGCCGCCAGCCGCCGCGCTGCCGGCGTGGGCAGCAGATTCCGCCCGGAGCGGACGAACAGCTCCGACTTGACCTCCCGTGCCAGGGCCTTCAGCTGCACGCTCACTGCCGCCGGTGAAAGATCGAGCTTCTCGGCGGCGCTGGTCAGCGACGCCGAATCCATGACCGCCAGGAGCAACTCGAGTTTGCGCACTTCCACGGCGGGATCCTCGCGTGTCGCGGGAGTCGTGAATTATTAACTTTGATTGAACGAATGCTTTAAATCTTTAGCGTTGACACCCCACTATACAAACAGAGATGCTCACTGCGAATCAAGGCCCATAGAACCGGCTGCACCCAACGGTGCCCAAGAACGGATCGCCTGGTCCCTTTCTTTGGAACATGCGCGCGGGTCGATTGACTCGAAGAGTCGGCGTGGCCTCCTACCGGACGCCACCACCGGAACACGACACCTAAGCGATATGGAGGCAGTATGCGGAAGCACAGGTTTGCCATCTTCGCCGCGGCCCTTCTCTCTCTCTCAGTCTTGGCAACCGGCCAGGCGGTGAACACCGCCCGCATCAGCGGCATCATCACCGACACGAACGGCGCCAGCATTCCTGGCGCCGAGATCAAAGTGACGCAAACCGCAACCGGCCTCACGCGCGTGACCACGACTGAACCCGACGGTTCCTATTCGCTGGCTTCGCTTCCCGTTGGGCCTTATCAGCTCCAGGTGAAAGCCAAGGGCTTTGGCGAGTATGTGCAGAAAGGCATCGTGCTCCAGGTTGGCGAAAGCCCGCGCATGGACATTGCGCTGAAGGTCGGCACCGTCGAGCAGGTGGTGGAAGTCACCTCGGCCGTGCCCCTCGTCGAGCAACAGAACACTTCCGTCTCCACGGTCATCGATCAGCGGCGCATCGTGGACCTGCCGCTGAACGGCCGCCAGGCGACACAGCTGGTGATCCTTTCCGGCGCGGCCACCAACACCACGCTGGCCAGCAATGACCTGATCAGCACCAAGAACTACGGCAATGGCGTGGGAACCAGCTCGGTCACCATCTCGGTGGCCGGCGGCCAGGTGAACGGCACCAACTACGTTCTCGATGGCGGCGACAACAACGATTCCTTTTCCAACGTCAACCTGCCGTTTCCGTTCCCCGATGCGCTGCAGGAATACAGCGTCCAGACCAGCACCTCCTCAGCCCGCTACGGGCTGCACCCGGGCGCGGTGGTAAGCCTTGTGACCAAGTCGGGCACGAACAAGTTCCACGGCGACGTTTTTGAGTTCATCCGCAACAACGCCGTGAATGCCAAGCGCTACGCTTTCCCGGGCGCGAATCCAACCCCGGATACGCTCAAGCGCAACCAGTTCGGCGGCACGTTGGGCGGGCCGGTCCTCCGCGATAAGCTGATGTTCTTCGCCGGGTATCAGGGGACGCGCAATCGCTCCACACCCACGCCGACCTCGGTCCTGGTGCCCACGGCAGCGGCGCGCAGCGGCGACTTCAGCACCATGATGTCGGCCGCATGTCAGTCCAGCGGCACCGCGCGCCTGTTGCGCGACCCGGTAACCAATCAGAACTTCGCTAACAACTTCATCAATCCGGCGCGCTTCGATAGCGCTGCCATGAACCTGCTGAAGCTTGTGCCGGTCTCGACTGACCCCTGCGGCAAGCTTTCCGTTTCCATTCCCACCACCGGTGACGAGGATCAGGGAGTGGCGCGCCTGGACTATATCCGCAGCCAGAAGCACAGCATCTTCGCTCGCTATTTCATCGCCGACTTCCGCGATCCCGCGATTTTCGACCAGCAGAACATCCTGACCGCGACGAAGGCGGGGCAGCTTTCGCGCAGCCATTCGCTGACGCTGTCAGACACCTACACCTTCACGCCCACGCTGCTGAACACGTTTCATCTGACCGGGACGCGGCTGGCGATTGATCGCAGTAGCCCGGGCGACATCCCGAACTTCACCTCGCTCGGCGTCAACATTCCCAATCCGCTGGATCACGCCATGGTGCTCTCCATCAGCGGCTACTTCAATGTTGCCAGCGGCACGGCGACACCGGGGCACTTCAACCGCAACGCCCTTCAGGTGGCCGACGACGTGGACTGGACCTTGGGCCGCCACCAGCTCTCGTTCGGAGTGGACTGGGTGCACAACCGGCTGAACGAGCTCTCGAACTTCCAGACCAACGGTCAGTTCACCTTCAACACCACCTTCACGCGCGACGGGTTGGCGGACTTCATGCTGGGCCTGCCCACCACTTTCGCGCAAGGCAATCCCGAGTGGGAGAACTGGCGCCAGAATTACGTCGCGCTCTACCTCCACGACAACTACCGCATTCGCCGCAATCTGATGCTCAATCTCGGCTTGCGCTGGGATCCGTATTACCCCGCCCATGACGTTTACAAACGCGGCAGCCACTTCGACCTGGCCGCCTACACCGCCGGTACGAAGAGTTCGGTCTTCACGAACGCGCCTCCGGGAGTGTTCTTCTGCGGCGACACCCAGACGCCTTGCTCCTATGTGAACAGCAAGGCTGCGCAGTTCTCGCCGCGCGTCGGACTGGTCTGGGACCCGTTCGGAAACGGAAAGCAGTCCATACGCGCCGGCTACGGCATCTTCTACGACAACGCCGAGACGTTCTACTTCGACCGCTTCGCCGACAATTCGCCCTACGGCGCGGGCATCAGCCTGTCATCGCCCGCGGGCGGCTTCCGGAACCCCTACCAGGGCCAGAGCGTGCCGCCGTTCCCGACACCCTTCCCGACGTCGTCATCGAACGCGTTCTTCCCCGCGAACGCCGTCTGGATCAACTCGCCACTGGACTTGCACCCGACCTACGTGCAGCAGTGGAACCTCAGCATTGATCGCCAGCTCGGCAACAACTGGGGCGTCTCCGTTTCCTATCTCGGTAACAAGACTACTCACCTGTGGCTGGGCTACGAGGCCAACGCGGCCGTGTTCATTCCCGGCACATGCGGCTCGGCAGCGTGCTCAACCACCGGCAACACGCAATCGCGACGCGTGTTGTCTCGCATCAATCCAACCGCCGGCGCTTTCTTCTCCAGCGTGACGCAGGCCTTCGACGGCGCCGATGCCTCGTACAACGGTCTGCTGCTGGCGGCCAATCACCGCTTCAGCCAGAACTTCTCGCTCAACGTCAACTACACCTGGTCGCACTGCATCAGCGACGGCGACTTCAACGGCGAGCTCACCAACAGCCGCCAGACGCAAACCCCCGATCCACGCGTCGGCGAGCGCGGCAACTGCGGATTCGATCGGCGTCAGCTGTTCAACTCATCGCTTGTGGTGTCCAGTCCGCGCTTCCAGTCCAGGCCCCTGCGCCTGCTGCTCGGCGACTGGCAGCTGGCCAATATCCTCAGCTACACAACCGGCCAGATGATCACCGTCCTTACAGGGTCGGATCGCTCGCTCTCCGGCATCGGCAAGGACCGCCCCAATCAGGTCGGCGATCCGTTCACCGGCACCTGCCCGAACGGCTCGCCCGTCGGCTCGCTCAACTGTTGGTTCAACACCGCCGCCTTCGCACAGAACGCGACGGGCAGTTTTGGAAATGCGCCCCGCAACAGCATTGTTGGACCTGGGTTCCTCACCTTCGATCCCAATATCGCGCGCAGCTTCCGCATCCGCGAGTCACAAAACCTGCAGGTGAGATTTGAGGTGTTCAACGTGCTGAACCACCCCAACTTCGGGAACCCGGTGCTGACGCTTAGCAGTGGACAATTCGGCCAGGTCCGGTCCATAGCTGGGGAGCCTCGCGTTTTCCAGCTGGCCATGAAGTACTCATTCTGATCCGGGCAAGACTGGTTCACGGGGTGCGCAGTGAAGCAACACCGGCGCGAGTTTCTGAAGAGAGTTGGCATCGGAGCAGGGGCCGCTGCGCTTTCGGCAGGCAGCGGCTTCGGCCACAGCTTATCGCCGCCCGGGACATTCTTCGCCGGGCCATCTTCGCCCTCTCCATGGGACGAAGTGCCCCGCATTCTCGCGCGCATCCGCCCGCCGTCGTTCCCGGCCCGTGATTTCGATATCACGCGCTTCGGCGCAATTGGCGACAACCAGACCGACAACACCGAAGCCTTCCGCAACGCGATCGCCGCCGCTTCCCGAGCCGGCGGCGGACGTGTGGTTGTCCCCAGGGGCAATTTCGTCACCGGCGCCATCCGCCTGATGAGCAATATCAACCTGCATGTCGCTGCCGGTGCGACCATCCGGTTCTCACGAGACAGCAAGCGCTACCCGCTGGTGTTCACCCGTTGGGAAGGCATCGAGCTAATGAACTTTTCCCCGTTCATCTATGCCTTCGAGCAGGAGAACATCGGCATCACCGGTCCGGGCACGATTGACGGCAACTGCGACTGCGACCACTGGTGGCCGTGGAAGGGCCGCACCAACTGCGGATGGAAGCCCGGCGATCCCAGCCAGGAAAGTGACCGCGCCCGGCTGTTCGAGATGGCGGAACGCGGCGTCCCCGTCAGTGAAAGGGTTTTCGGCGAAGGCCACTACCTGCGACCGATGTTCATTCAGCCCTACCGCTGCAAAAATGTGTTGCTCGAGGGATTCACGCTGCTGAACTCTCCGATGTGGCAGGTACACCCGGTGCTCTGCACCAACGTCACCGTGCGCGGGCTCAATATCCGGACCAGCGTGCTCGGCCCCAATACCGACGGCTGCGATCCTGAATCCTGCACCGACGTGCTGATCGAGAAGTGCTTCTTCAGCGTGGGCGACGATTGCATCGCGATCAACTCCGGGCGCAATGCGGACGGACGCCGCGTCAACGTTCCTTCACAGAACATCGTCATTCAGGACTGCCACATGAAGGACGGGCACGGCGGCGTCACTATCGGCAGCCAGATCTCCGGCGGCGTGCGGAACGTTTTTGCGCGCAACTGCCGGATGGACAGCCCGCAGCTCGATATCGCCGTGCGCATTAAGAACAACGCCATGCGCGGCGGCGTTATCGAGAACGTCTTCGTGCGCGACATCGACGTCGGCCAGATCGCCATGGCAGCGCTGGCTATTGACTTCTTCTATGAAGAAGGGAAAGCAGGCAAGTTCACGCCGGTGACGCGCAATGTCACTATCCAGAACCTCAAGACGAACAAGGCGAAGTACGCTCTCTACCTTCGCGGTTTTGAGAATGCGCCCATTGAGCGCATTGCGCTGGTGGATTGTGACTTCGGCGGCGTGGAAAAACCCAGCGTCATAGAGAATGTCCGCGGCCTGTCCTTCAGCAACGTCCGCGTGAACGGCGAACTGGTCGAAAAAGCGATCTAATTCGCGACAGCGCGCCGAGACCGGAGACTCGAAACGGTCCCTTACACCGCGCTCTCGATCGCGATGTGCCGATACGCCAGCACGATGTCCGTCTTACTGATCATGCCCAGCAGCCTGCGCTCCTGGCGGCGTGACACCACCGGGAAGTTGGCCAAGTGCCGCTCGCGCATGCGCTCGACGACCTCGTGCACCGTCTGATCGGGAAAGGCCGACTGCACTTCGCGCGTGTAGACGGCCGCGACCCGCACGTTGCCGCGCTCGCCACGCGCGATCTTGGTGATGTCGCTCATGCTGAGGATGCCGCACAGCTCCTCGTCTTCGTCCACCACGGGCAGCGCGAACACCTCGCGCATGAACATGATGTCCTGCGCCGCCTCCAGCGTGTCGCCGGGAGAGAGCACCGGAACTTCGGTCATCACTTCGCTCACGCGCACGCCGCTGAGCACATGCAGCGGCGCTGCAGTGCTGCCGTCGAGCAACTCCGGGTACGCCGCCAACCCGTGCTCGGCCAGGTCGAGCCCAGCGACCTCGCCCTCTTCACTCACCCGCAGCCCAACCGTGCTTTTCATCACCGCGAACATCACCACCGACGCCACGAGCGCGTAGGCCAAAC
This genomic window from Terriglobales bacterium contains:
- a CDS encoding TonB-dependent receptor, with protein sequence MRKHRFAIFAAALLSLSVLATGQAVNTARISGIITDTNGASIPGAEIKVTQTATGLTRVTTTEPDGSYSLASLPVGPYQLQVKAKGFGEYVQKGIVLQVGESPRMDIALKVGTVEQVVEVTSAVPLVEQQNTSVSTVIDQRRIVDLPLNGRQATQLVILSGAATNTTLASNDLISTKNYGNGVGTSSVTISVAGGQVNGTNYVLDGGDNNDSFSNVNLPFPFPDALQEYSVQTSTSSARYGLHPGAVVSLVTKSGTNKFHGDVFEFIRNNAVNAKRYAFPGANPTPDTLKRNQFGGTLGGPVLRDKLMFFAGYQGTRNRSTPTPTSVLVPTAAARSGDFSTMMSAACQSSGTARLLRDPVTNQNFANNFINPARFDSAAMNLLKLVPVSTDPCGKLSVSIPTTGDEDQGVARLDYIRSQKHSIFARYFIADFRDPAIFDQQNILTATKAGQLSRSHSLTLSDTYTFTPTLLNTFHLTGTRLAIDRSSPGDIPNFTSLGVNIPNPLDHAMVLSISGYFNVASGTATPGHFNRNALQVADDVDWTLGRHQLSFGVDWVHNRLNELSNFQTNGQFTFNTTFTRDGLADFMLGLPTTFAQGNPEWENWRQNYVALYLHDNYRIRRNLMLNLGLRWDPYYPAHDVYKRGSHFDLAAYTAGTKSSVFTNAPPGVFFCGDTQTPCSYVNSKAAQFSPRVGLVWDPFGNGKQSIRAGYGIFYDNAETFYFDRFADNSPYGAGISLSSPAGGFRNPYQGQSVPPFPTPFPTSSSNAFFPANAVWINSPLDLHPTYVQQWNLSIDRQLGNNWGVSVSYLGNKTTHLWLGYEANAAVFIPGTCGSAACSTTGNTQSRRVLSRINPTAGAFFSSVTQAFDGADASYNGLLLAANHRFSQNFSLNVNYTWSHCISDGDFNGELTNSRQTQTPDPRVGERGNCGFDRRQLFNSSLVVSSPRFQSRPLRLLLGDWQLANILSYTTGQMITVLTGSDRSLSGIGKDRPNQVGDPFTGTCPNGSPVGSLNCWFNTAAFAQNATGSFGNAPRNSIVGPGFLTFDPNIARSFRIRESQNLQVRFEVFNVLNHPNFGNPVLTLSSGQFGQVRSIAGEPRVFQLAMKYSF
- a CDS encoding alpha/beta fold hydrolase, which translates into the protein MPITPFRPQVTDAQIADLRQRLARTRFPDAVGGWTYGFDIAYLRELRDYWLNKFDWRAQEAAWSRFPQFRAEIDGMGVHFIHARSANPSALPILISHGWPGSFLEMLKLIPLLSDPAAHGADARDSFHVIVPSLPGFGFSDRPRVTGFNTFSMAHLFSELMRQLGYERFIAQGGDFGAGISTILAWKYPQRVTAIHLNYIPGSYRPHVDPARPITPEEQAALDADDRWMEEKGAYSHLQRTQADVAAAALNDSPMGLAAWLIDKFRDWADCENPDGTRDLDRRFTKDELLANVSLYWFTETIASSMRLYRESRLAPLEFGPGERIAAPCGVARFAKEEPFMPESWVRRVYNVQRWKEIPTGGHFAAWEEPEQLAQELREFCRAYR
- a CDS encoding DinB family protein; translation: MVRFFWRALFGPQTSGSSARNWMTSQPSPDTMVTVGSSCIGIKEMEWEAIIERWRVANEQLIRAASAISAQTGRRTLIVSGGEPITLEFLVGDYLDHLIHHLRHIGIAAGDAGADSDGLLSCVVPAK
- a CDS encoding glycoside hydrolase family 28 protein — encoded protein: MPRILARIRPPSFPARDFDITRFGAIGDNQTDNTEAFRNAIAAASRAGGGRVVVPRGNFVTGAIRLMSNINLHVAAGATIRFSRDSKRYPLVFTRWEGIELMNFSPFIYAFEQENIGITGPGTIDGNCDCDHWWPWKGRTNCGWKPGDPSQESDRARLFEMAERGVPVSERVFGEGHYLRPMFIQPYRCKNVLLEGFTLLNSPMWQVHPVLCTNVTVRGLNIRTSVLGPNTDGCDPESCTDVLIEKCFFSVGDDCIAINSGRNADGRRVNVPSQNIVIQDCHMKDGHGGVTIGSQISGGVRNVFARNCRMDSPQLDIAVRIKNNAMRGGVIENVFVRDIDVGQIAMAALAIDFFYEEGKAGKFTPVTRNVTIQNLKTNKAKYALYLRGFENAPIERIALVDCDFGGVEKPSVIENVRGLSFSNVRVNGELVEKAI
- a CDS encoding LysR family transcriptional regulator → MEVRKLELLLAVMDSASLTSAAEKLDLSPAAVSVQLKALAREVKSELFVRSGRNLLPTPAARRLAAHARNVMDQLRLLELDFSREPVSDTQPFHLATGATTLIYRLAKPLADLRKRYPHMDLQLTVLATEEIVAGLLDRRFDLGLVSLPIRTDKLRTIHLFDEELLLLRPSASPVRSLRVGSIAPHQLDGAPFLLYPRDSNMRILIDRFLEALPVHARVIVEATDTEAIKRLVEAGFGYSMLPEYALKETGRYFQTLRIAGRRLVRHQALALPITAQPRALTSEVAKFLQDALCN